One genomic region from Leptospira montravelensis encodes:
- a CDS encoding glycosyltransferase family 2 protein, protein MHYYLVPRKNPKLLSIIIPCYNEESSLPFLKERLNSLIKILPTKVEVIFVNDGSSDQTIFQLVSWADRDPQIQVVSLSRNFGHQLAVTAGMDYAKGDAVVVMDADLQDPPEVILEMLTKYREGYDVVYGQRLARSGESFFKKITAWAFYRIMKILVHKDLPLDSGDFRLISRRCLNALNGLRENHRFLRGMNAWIGFPQTPVFYKRDPRVAGETKYPLRKMLKLAMNAAVSFSPLPLRFSLALGIIVALMGFAVGAYALFRAFQHFILEMPIVYNPGWATIVTLICLIGGSILISIGILGEYIARIFEESKGRPLYVVEFVKGNSVTEKVKNIRHE, encoded by the coding sequence ATGCACTATTATCTTGTACCCCGAAAAAATCCAAAACTATTGTCTATTATTATACCATGTTATAACGAAGAATCTTCACTTCCTTTTTTAAAAGAAAGACTTAACAGCTTAATTAAAATTTTACCCACCAAAGTGGAAGTTATCTTTGTCAATGATGGAAGTTCAGATCAAACGATTTTTCAGTTGGTTTCTTGGGCTGACAGAGATCCGCAAATTCAGGTGGTTAGCCTTTCTCGAAATTTTGGTCACCAATTGGCTGTTACAGCAGGAATGGATTACGCCAAAGGTGATGCAGTTGTTGTGATGGATGCCGATCTACAGGATCCACCAGAAGTGATTCTTGAGATGCTTACAAAATACAGAGAAGGTTACGATGTTGTTTATGGTCAAAGATTGGCCCGATCAGGTGAATCTTTTTTTAAAAAAATAACAGCTTGGGCATTTTATCGAATAATGAAAATTTTAGTTCATAAGGATCTACCATTGGATTCTGGTGATTTTCGCCTAATTTCAAGAAGGTGTTTGAATGCTCTCAATGGACTACGAGAAAACCACCGTTTCCTTCGAGGGATGAATGCTTGGATTGGATTTCCGCAAACTCCAGTATTTTACAAACGAGATCCAAGAGTAGCCGGGGAGACAAAATATCCATTACGGAAAATGTTAAAGCTTGCAATGAATGCAGCTGTTTCTTTTTCTCCGCTTCCTTTACGATTTAGCTTAGCACTTGGCATTATTGTCGCACTGATGGGATTTGCTGTAGGCGCTTATGCTTTATTTCGAGCTTTCCAACATTTTATTTTGGAAATGCCAATTGTATATAATCCTGGTTGGGCTACCATAGTCACTCTGATTTGTTTGATCGGAGGATCCATTCTCATATCCATCGGAATTTTAGGGGAGTATATTGCTCGCATTTTTGAAGAGTCAAAAGGTCGTCCTCTCTATGTGGTTGAATTCGTAAAAGGCAATTCGGTAACCGAAAAAGTTAAAAACATACGTCATGAGTAA
- a CDS encoding phosphatase domain-containing protein, whose amino-acid sequence MSQEPNTTQPIITDIKRIAVCGGSLGRERRSYVRGQVVDVGITDLMKAEGLWDLMTGLFIGEETKITPFLDFSLAPVRKPVLKLEVFDSSGNKIYTSGKIKADEDGFFSCEIRDKLPVGFHDFQVVLEGLDSFRQYSKDLAHLNNTEDSILGKTTIVGKGKLRILAEDYKGMVVTSDIDQTYLATDIHSGKGKFTAVFETPNQKQALPGMPELYRELRSSLNNAPLAFISASPHFFRRTMLATIAKDGIQIESLHLKYLEGTIKGVFDKVLGTIFNPIEFLQNGFKPAWSRTKKFLGASYQSLFDQMSYKLSILLYDRVYLPTEAKEILLGDNTESDYMIFTLYQIICMGKLGGDELEEYLYKLNFLGRDAITRDAAKKIRLLAEEIHRIHGTINPVTISLINRTGHGPSESEMREKVREALPAGMYETVFGTKQAFYGTEGALGMAMILENEGYLNLEQILAIVAGMIGKVLEGKLVDEGFLLKFLEDLTLPKSAEGTRLKLKEGLIAAFQS is encoded by the coding sequence ATGTCCCAAGAACCAAATACTACACAACCAATCATTACCGATATCAAAAGAATTGCTGTCTGCGGCGGATCTTTAGGAAGAGAGAGGCGCTCTTATGTACGAGGCCAAGTGGTGGATGTGGGGATTACCGATCTCATGAAGGCAGAAGGCCTTTGGGATTTGATGACAGGTCTTTTTATTGGGGAAGAAACAAAAATCACACCTTTCCTAGATTTCTCTTTGGCTCCAGTGCGAAAGCCCGTTTTAAAATTAGAAGTCTTTGATTCTAGCGGAAATAAAATCTACACTTCAGGAAAAATCAAAGCGGATGAGGACGGATTTTTCTCCTGCGAGATTCGAGACAAACTTCCCGTAGGTTTCCATGATTTCCAAGTGGTTTTAGAAGGCCTGGATAGTTTTCGCCAATACTCCAAGGACCTAGCCCATCTAAACAATACAGAAGATTCTATTTTGGGAAAAACAACCATTGTAGGAAAAGGAAAACTCCGGATCCTTGCCGAAGACTACAAAGGAATGGTGGTGACTTCCGACATCGACCAAACTTACCTTGCCACAGACATCCATTCCGGAAAAGGAAAGTTTACAGCAGTATTTGAAACACCTAACCAAAAACAGGCGCTACCGGGAATGCCAGAACTTTACAGAGAACTACGTAGTTCTTTGAATAATGCTCCCCTAGCCTTTATTTCTGCCAGTCCCCATTTTTTTCGTCGCACCATGCTTGCTACCATCGCAAAAGATGGAATCCAAATTGAATCCTTACATTTAAAATATTTAGAAGGAACCATCAAAGGAGTCTTTGATAAAGTTCTTGGGACAATTTTTAATCCAATCGAATTTTTACAAAATGGATTTAAACCAGCATGGTCACGGACTAAAAAATTCTTAGGAGCTTCCTACCAGAGTTTATTTGACCAAATGTCTTATAAACTTTCCATCTTACTCTATGATAGAGTGTATCTTCCCACGGAAGCTAAAGAGATTCTGCTTGGTGACAATACAGAATCGGATTATATGATCTTTACTCTCTACCAAATCATTTGTATGGGTAAACTGGGTGGAGATGAATTAGAAGAATATCTATATAAACTCAATTTCCTAGGTCGTGATGCTATCACAAGAGACGCCGCGAAAAAAATCAGACTCCTTGCAGAAGAAATTCATAGAATTCATGGAACCATCAATCCCGTGACAATTAGTCTCATCAACAGAACAGGTCACGGCCCAAGTGAATCAGAAATGAGGGAAAAAGTAAGGGAGGCACTTCCCGCAGGAATGTATGAGACTGTTTTTGGAACCAAACAGGCATTCTACGGAACTGAAGGGGCTTTAGGAATGGCTATGATTTTAGAAAACGAAGGATACCTAAATCTGGAGCAGATTTTAGCAATTGTGGCGGGAATGATTGGGAAAGTATTGGAAGGAAAATTAGTGGATGAAGGATTCTTATTAAAATTTTTGGAAGATTTGACCTTACCAAAGTCAGCAGAAGGTACGAGACTGAAATTAAAGGAAGGCCTCATTGCAGCTTTCCAATCTTAA
- a CDS encoding ArsR/SmtB family transcription factor: MKIKTELSKQQLEQAIKGIQGIAHPIRLLILYTLAKEEKTVGQLVELLGTSQSAASQHLSKMKNNGILESRKSSNQVFYSLKDPKFKELIQTIVKVYKK, translated from the coding sequence ATGAAAATAAAAACAGAACTCTCAAAACAACAATTGGAACAAGCCATTAAAGGAATACAAGGTATTGCCCACCCTATTCGTTTATTGATTTTATATACCCTTGCTAAAGAGGAAAAAACTGTAGGCCAACTTGTCGAACTCCTTGGAACAAGTCAATCAGCAGCTTCCCAACACCTAAGTAAGATGAAAAACAATGGAATCTTAGAATCACGTAAGTCTTCAAACCAAGTGTTTTATAGCCTAAAAGATCCTAAGTTTAAAGAATTGATTCAAACGATTGTCAAAGTGTATAAAAAATAA
- a CDS encoding UbiD family decarboxylase, producing the protein MVSLRSTNDFVRLLQREGELHVISDLVDPNLELAEIQRRVVAKKGPALLFTNVKGTKFPVATNLYGSEKRIHLAFGPKPVATIQRLAKLAKEIFPPSFSKLWKERSLGLLPFQVGLKQVRRTPVLSGSVLSTQELPQVVSWPKDGGAFVTLPLVYTQHPESGNGNLGMYRVQLFKDKTVGMHIQIHRGGGFHYYEAEKKGESLPAHVYIGGPPALTIAAVAPLPEEIPELVFASFLMGEKLRMKKDKTVSPYPIVADADFALIGSIPPYVRKPEGPFGDHYGYYSLLHDYPYLDLKHILHRKDAIWAATVVGRPPQEDHYIAEFLQDLLSPMFPLVMPQVLGVWAYEESGVHSLAAAVVKERYFREAFMGALRILGEGQLSLTKCLLVTNEKVNLKNFSETFKVITERSDPKTDFFIFSHISQDTLDYTSGTVNKGSKLLWMGITDANAPVKFPNLPKEFTGNLKDKRFSKPKVFLPGVLVVEGSPYTTNDQLAKTLLEEDLGRFHYVFLVDDSEDAVKTDSDFIWTMFTRMEPASDVYARTETRANHIAYQVPIVFDCRMKPWIPEVLIPLPETVKQVDTKFGRIIDSI; encoded by the coding sequence ATGGTTTCACTACGATCTACTAATGATTTTGTCCGACTTTTGCAAAGAGAGGGAGAACTCCATGTGATTTCTGATCTCGTGGACCCAAATCTGGAACTAGCAGAAATCCAGAGACGAGTCGTGGCCAAAAAAGGCCCAGCCCTGCTTTTTACCAATGTCAAAGGGACCAAGTTTCCCGTTGCCACAAATCTATACGGCTCTGAAAAACGAATTCATTTGGCCTTTGGCCCAAAACCTGTGGCAACCATCCAGCGCCTTGCCAAACTCGCAAAAGAAATTTTCCCCCCTAGCTTTTCTAAACTTTGGAAAGAACGGTCCTTGGGACTGCTTCCCTTCCAAGTAGGCTTAAAACAGGTGAGAAGGACCCCAGTTCTCTCTGGTAGCGTTTTATCCACGCAAGAGTTACCCCAAGTGGTTTCTTGGCCGAAAGACGGAGGAGCCTTTGTTACACTTCCTTTGGTATATACCCAACATCCTGAATCGGGAAATGGAAATTTAGGCATGTACCGGGTGCAACTTTTCAAAGACAAAACCGTAGGGATGCATATCCAAATCCACAGGGGTGGAGGATTCCATTATTATGAAGCAGAAAAAAAAGGAGAATCTCTTCCGGCTCACGTTTACATTGGTGGACCCCCTGCCTTAACCATCGCCGCTGTGGCACCTCTGCCAGAAGAGATCCCGGAACTTGTTTTTGCCTCCTTTCTTATGGGAGAAAAACTTCGAATGAAAAAAGACAAAACGGTTTCTCCTTATCCAATTGTGGCCGATGCCGATTTTGCTCTCATTGGTTCTATCCCACCTTATGTTAGAAAACCAGAAGGTCCTTTCGGTGATCATTATGGATACTATTCTTTGTTACACGACTATCCTTACTTAGACCTAAAACATATTTTGCATAGAAAAGATGCGATCTGGGCCGCCACAGTGGTAGGAAGGCCTCCTCAAGAAGACCATTATATCGCTGAGTTTTTACAAGATTTACTTTCGCCCATGTTCCCACTCGTCATGCCACAAGTACTTGGTGTTTGGGCCTACGAAGAATCAGGAGTGCATTCCCTTGCGGCCGCAGTGGTGAAGGAAAGGTATTTTCGAGAAGCCTTTATGGGAGCACTTCGTATTTTAGGTGAAGGGCAACTCTCGCTTACAAAATGTTTACTTGTCACAAATGAAAAAGTGAATTTAAAAAACTTTTCCGAAACTTTCAAAGTCATCACAGAAAGATCAGATCCAAAAACTGACTTTTTTATCTTTAGTCATATCAGCCAAGACACACTTGATTATACAAGTGGAACGGTAAACAAAGGGAGTAAACTATTATGGATGGGAATCACCGATGCCAATGCACCGGTAAAGTTTCCAAACCTACCAAAAGAGTTTACCGGAAATCTAAAAGACAAACGTTTCTCGAAACCAAAAGTTTTTTTACCAGGAGTTCTTGTGGTAGAAGGTTCTCCTTACACTACCAATGATCAATTGGCAAAAACCTTACTTGAGGAAGACCTGGGTCGTTTTCATTATGTATTTCTTGTGGATGATTCCGAAGATGCAGTAAAAACGGATTCTGATTTTATTTGGACTATGTTTACGAGAATGGAACCTGCCTCCGATGTTTATGCAAGAACGGAAACAAGAGCAAATCATATTGCTTACCAAGTTCCTATCGTTTTTGACTGCAGGATGAAACCTTGGATCCCTGAAGTCCTAATTCCTCTTCCAGAAACGGTAAAACAAGTAGATACAAAATTTGGACGGATCATCGATTCTATCTGA
- the rfaD gene encoding ADP-glyceromanno-heptose 6-epimerase, translating into MAKKITLVTGGAGLIGSQIIEDLNHNGNTDILVVDHLGTTEKWKNLQRNFFLDYYEKDKFESMLDSGNSILNEISEIYHLGACSATTEKDATYLMQNNFRYTKKLAEFAVSKKIPFLYASSAATYGEGEYGYDDKAPIENLKPLNMYGYSKQLFDLYAKKVGIADRLVGLKYFNVFGYGEAHKGDMRSLVLKGYEQIRDTGKLKLFKSYKPEYKDGEQKRDFLYVKDASKISIYLLSERKYGLYNVGRGVAETWNDLANALFAAMNQPVQIEYVEMPESLKGKYQYFTCAAMEKIGETGYPFGYTNLRDAVGEYISLLLKDLP; encoded by the coding sequence ATGGCAAAAAAAATCACTCTCGTCACTGGAGGCGCAGGCCTCATCGGATCACAAATCATTGAAGATCTAAATCACAATGGGAACACTGATATCTTAGTTGTGGACCATTTAGGGACCACTGAGAAATGGAAAAACCTACAAAGAAATTTTTTCCTAGATTATTATGAAAAAGATAAATTCGAATCCATGTTAGATTCGGGAAATTCCATCTTAAATGAAATTTCGGAAATTTACCATTTAGGTGCTTGTTCTGCTACGACAGAAAAAGATGCCACTTACTTAATGCAGAATAACTTTCGTTATACGAAGAAATTGGCAGAGTTTGCTGTCAGTAAAAAAATACCTTTTCTTTATGCTTCCAGTGCCGCTACTTACGGAGAAGGTGAGTATGGTTATGACGACAAGGCTCCTATCGAAAATCTAAAACCACTGAATATGTATGGGTATTCCAAACAACTATTTGATCTGTATGCTAAAAAAGTAGGGATCGCCGATAGACTTGTGGGACTTAAATATTTTAATGTTTTTGGTTATGGGGAAGCCCATAAGGGTGATATGCGTAGCCTTGTTTTAAAAGGGTATGAACAAATCCGTGACACAGGGAAGTTAAAATTATTCAAATCCTATAAACCCGAATACAAAGATGGGGAACAAAAACGGGATTTTCTTTATGTAAAGGATGCCAGTAAAATCAGTATTTATCTTCTTTCTGAACGAAAGTATGGATTGTACAATGTGGGGCGGGGAGTTGCGGAAACATGGAACGATTTAGCGAATGCTTTGTTCGCAGCGATGAACCAACCTGTTCAAATTGAATACGTTGAGATGCCTGAATCATTAAAGGGTAAATACCAATACTTTACCTGCGCAGCAATGGAAAAAATTGGCGAAACAGGGTATCCCTTTGGTTACACGAACCTCAGGGATGCAGTGGGTGAGTATATCAGTCTTTTATTAAAAGACTTACCCTAA
- the secE gene encoding preprotein translocase subunit SecE, whose protein sequence is MKATSFIQECKAELEKVHWPTRQEVVSSTVVVLVTVFIFSLFLSASDFVFLKLLKWFWALGT, encoded by the coding sequence ATGAAAGCTACGAGTTTCATTCAGGAATGTAAAGCAGAACTTGAAAAAGTACATTGGCCTACGCGCCAGGAAGTAGTGAGTTCTACCGTTGTAGTCCTAGTTACAGTATTTATCTTTTCCCTATTTTTATCAGCTTCGGATTTTGTTTTCTTGAAACTGTTAAAGTGGTTCTGGGCATTAGGAACATAG
- a CDS encoding SDR family NAD(P)-dependent oxidoreductase — translation MELKGANILVTGSAGGLGKAMAYRLGKAGANIILSDIQKDKLDETVAFFQKEGIKTTGVIANVAKEEDSIRLIEEAAAFQGSLDVAILNAGILRDGLLIRVDKETGKVKGKMGLDQWQSVIDVNLTGVFLTAREAASKMVEQKKGVIIPIASIAMHGNSGQTNYSAAKAGVAAMTVTWSKELAKFGIRVAGIAPGFIGTEMVLKDMNPEALEKWKSIIPVGRLGEPDEIASTAEFIISNDLVTGVVLEISGGVRI, via the coding sequence ATGGAATTAAAAGGCGCAAATATTCTCGTCACCGGATCTGCCGGTGGACTCGGAAAGGCAATGGCTTACCGATTAGGTAAGGCCGGAGCCAATATCATTCTCTCAGACATCCAAAAAGACAAGTTGGACGAAACAGTCGCCTTCTTTCAAAAAGAAGGGATCAAAACTACTGGTGTCATTGCCAATGTAGCAAAAGAAGAAGACAGCATTCGACTGATTGAAGAAGCAGCGGCTTTTCAGGGAAGTCTGGACGTTGCCATTTTGAACGCAGGAATTTTGCGTGATGGTTTACTCATCCGAGTGGACAAAGAAACAGGTAAGGTCAAAGGAAAAATGGGACTCGACCAATGGCAATCTGTCATTGATGTGAATCTGACAGGTGTATTCCTTACCGCAAGAGAAGCAGCTTCAAAAATGGTAGAACAAAAGAAGGGAGTGATCATTCCCATTGCTTCCATCGCTATGCATGGAAACTCAGGCCAAACTAACTACAGTGCTGCCAAAGCGGGAGTTGCCGCAATGACTGTGACTTGGTCGAAAGAACTAGCAAAGTTTGGAATCCGCGTTGCAGGAATTGCCCCAGGATTTATTGGAACTGAAATGGTTCTAAAAGATATGAACCCAGAAGCATTGGAAAAATGGAAATCCATCATTCCTGTGGGAAGACTGGGTGAACCAGATGAAATTGCGTCCACTGCTGAGTTTATTATTTCGAATGATTTAGTGACCGGTGTTGTATTAGAAATTTCCGGCGGTGTTCGAATCTAA
- a CDS encoding histidine kinase, protein MAKPFVELETQIPDLVKAKSKIVVRSSRMNRQLEQYVLGLITNILAEVNQTHFVEMLYTIAKELTINGIKANQKRVFFEDEGLDITDENDYLQGIKDYSKKFSEKMADEYGKRCLARGVYVQIKFHYCLDGLLVEVTNNTPVIKTEEARMREKMKKSMNYNDIAEFYMDNMDNTEGAGLGIALIMILLKNEGVDPNLFRIITHPDRTVARVEIPFNDNYVSFRSAELAEI, encoded by the coding sequence GTGGCGAAACCTTTTGTAGAATTAGAAACACAAATTCCCGATTTAGTAAAGGCAAAATCCAAAATTGTCGTAAGGTCTTCTCGGATGAATCGCCAACTAGAGCAATACGTTCTTGGACTTATCACTAATATTCTAGCAGAGGTCAACCAAACTCATTTTGTGGAGATGTTGTATACCATTGCCAAAGAACTCACTATCAATGGCATCAAAGCCAATCAGAAACGAGTGTTTTTTGAAGACGAAGGCCTCGATATCACTGATGAAAATGACTACCTCCAAGGCATCAAAGATTATTCCAAAAAGTTTTCTGAGAAGATGGCTGACGAATATGGAAAACGTTGTTTGGCACGTGGTGTCTATGTGCAAATTAAATTCCACTACTGTTTGGATGGACTTCTTGTCGAAGTCACAAACAACACTCCGGTAATCAAAACCGAAGAAGCTCGGATGCGGGAAAAAATGAAAAAGTCAATGAATTACAATGACATTGCCGAATTCTATATGGACAATATGGACAACACGGAAGGGGCAGGACTTGGAATTGCTCTGATTATGATTTTACTTAAAAACGAAGGGGTTGACCCCAATTTATTTCGAATCATCACCCACCCCGATCGAACTGTCGCACGAGTCGAAATTCCATTTAACGACAATTATGTGTCGTTTCGCAGTGCGGAACTAGCCGAAATCTAG
- a CDS encoding glycosyltransferase family 2 protein: MNRKPNKISIITPFYNEESGADKFFERIVPHLLSLKTTYEIICVNDGSRDRTIEKLVFHHKKNPNIKIVDFSRNFGKEAAVSAGLEYATGDVVIPIDSDLQDPPELIPILIEKWKEGYDVVTAKRSSRQGESFLKKFTAKHFYRVIRYMSEVEIPVDVGDFRLMDKKVVEALSTMKEKNRFLKGMFAWVGFKQIDVEYERQARFQGSSKWNYWKLWNFALDGILMFSTMPLKIWSYFGFFVSFSAFVYLIYRIIRVIFRGVDVPGYDSTLVIILFLGGIQLIGIGVLGEYIARIFIEVKGRPVYIAKETFGFKAKESRSSNKRGNSESKS, from the coding sequence ATGAATCGTAAGCCAAATAAGATCTCTATTATTACTCCTTTTTACAACGAAGAATCGGGAGCAGATAAGTTCTTTGAAAGAATTGTCCCTCACCTGTTATCATTAAAAACAACTTACGAAATTATTTGTGTAAATGATGGCAGTAGAGATCGCACCATTGAGAAACTAGTGTTTCATCATAAAAAAAATCCCAATATTAAGATTGTAGATTTCTCTAGAAATTTTGGTAAGGAAGCCGCAGTTTCTGCTGGTTTAGAATACGCCACTGGGGATGTCGTAATTCCAATTGATTCAGACTTACAAGACCCACCAGAACTCATACCCATACTCATTGAAAAATGGAAAGAAGGTTACGATGTAGTAACAGCCAAACGATCCAGTAGACAAGGTGAATCGTTTTTAAAAAAATTTACCGCAAAACATTTCTACCGAGTCATTCGTTACATGAGTGAAGTAGAAATTCCCGTCGATGTTGGGGATTTTCGACTCATGGACAAAAAGGTTGTCGAAGCACTTTCTACTATGAAAGAAAAAAATCGATTTTTAAAGGGAATGTTTGCTTGGGTGGGATTTAAACAAATCGATGTGGAATACGAAAGGCAGGCTAGATTTCAAGGTTCTTCCAAGTGGAATTATTGGAAACTTTGGAACTTTGCATTAGATGGGATATTGATGTTTAGTACAATGCCATTAAAAATATGGAGTTATTTTGGATTTTTTGTATCTTTTAGTGCTTTTGTTTATCTTATTTATAGAATCATTCGAGTCATTTTTAGAGGTGTAGATGTACCTGGATATGACTCAACTTTAGTCATAATACTTTTTCTTGGAGGAATCCAATTGATTGGAATTGGAGTTCTCGGCGAATACATTGCTCGAATTTTTATCGAAGTAAAAGGAAGACCGGTTTATATCGCAAAAGAAACTTTTGGATTTAAGGCGAAAGAATCCCGATCTTCAAATAAACGTGGCAATTCGGAAAGTAAGTCTTAA
- the nusG gene encoding transcription termination/antitermination protein NusG → MGDSLDKKWYVLQTYSGHENKVKTNIEKMVQQQKLEDQIFAVKIPSMEVAEMKNGKKKVTKKKLMPGYVLVEMNMTDDLRFKIQNLPSVSTFVGGKGKGPEPLSLDEIKNLFSDVGSVESEEVSRPRFLFKVGETLKIIDGPFANFTGLVDEIFPDKGRLRVRVEIFGRSTPVELDYLQVKSEQ, encoded by the coding sequence GTGGGCGATTCTTTAGATAAAAAATGGTATGTGCTTCAAACTTATTCCGGTCACGAGAATAAGGTGAAGACAAACATTGAGAAGATGGTCCAACAACAAAAGCTGGAAGACCAAATCTTCGCGGTTAAAATTCCTTCAATGGAAGTTGCCGAAATGAAAAACGGCAAGAAGAAGGTCACAAAGAAAAAACTCATGCCGGGTTACGTTCTCGTTGAGATGAACATGACCGATGACCTTCGATTTAAAATCCAGAACTTACCTTCTGTGTCTACGTTTGTAGGCGGAAAAGGAAAGGGTCCGGAGCCACTTTCACTGGATGAGATCAAAAACCTCTTCAGCGATGTGGGAAGTGTGGAATCGGAAGAAGTTTCGAGACCTCGTTTCCTATTCAAAGTGGGTGAAACATTGAAAATCATAGATGGTCCGTTTGCAAATTTCACGGGACTGGTGGATGAAATTTTTCCTGATAAGGGAAGACTCCGCGTTCGTGTAGAAATTTTTGGAAGATCCACTCCAGTCGAGTTGGATTATCTCCAAGTAAAATCGGAACAGTAG
- a CDS encoding LA_3751/LA_3752 family putative glycosyltransferase: MSKSLGKIVPFLFLVIALAIASFTRPNFSFASDSLTKVLQSVFWIENGFSDQGIYYPGKDIDPNYNFFYFKHSYNLQINKNGSLIAPFPFLNTILITPFVYLHWQSGIVYLGAFLFWLNSFLIYRITKRWWIFLVILFFTPLLQHYLAFSDIAFASIFLSFFLTTFFKKPDFSFLSAVSVLFAIFSLFLRTEVLLLYILLFMIQLYLLFRNKAKVKRYVGNVHRLYVISLILFVYVATNYLVYDSILGPRFDNNKTGIFRLELDVIQKWKSLLFWGNARLGLLGYSPWLIILCVLYFFFHPERKTSIEKKLFLIWLVLVVIVTFLSPNDSNIDWGTRYYTCFSIFPILLLSHFKWKRIVGIKKSILLFFLCIGLLYSAYINFKVWKEMKNISVQIGELVNNLGEDPADVYVVEDPAIANSLGILHIRSSIFYGNPTEVVSKLSDQLKGKRVRFLLFPMANLAKESDPFWKEISKDANCIFPPLNLKKISMFSALCKL; this comes from the coding sequence ATGAGTAAATCATTAGGTAAAATTGTACCTTTCTTATTTTTGGTAATCGCACTTGCGATTGCTAGTTTTACTCGTCCAAATTTTAGTTTTGCTAGTGATAGCCTGACGAAAGTTTTGCAGTCGGTTTTTTGGATTGAAAATGGATTTAGTGACCAGGGGATATATTATCCGGGGAAAGATATTGACCCTAACTACAATTTTTTTTATTTCAAACACTCTTATAACCTTCAAATCAATAAAAACGGAAGTTTGATTGCGCCTTTTCCTTTTCTAAATACAATACTTATAACTCCCTTCGTTTATCTTCACTGGCAGTCTGGCATCGTTTATTTAGGTGCTTTTTTGTTTTGGCTGAATAGTTTTCTGATTTATCGAATCACTAAAAGATGGTGGATTTTTTTAGTGATTCTGTTTTTCACTCCACTGTTACAACATTACCTTGCTTTTTCTGATATTGCTTTTGCTTCTATTTTTTTAAGTTTTTTTCTAACGACTTTCTTTAAAAAACCTGATTTTAGTTTTTTATCAGCAGTTTCGGTTCTGTTTGCAATTTTTTCTTTGTTTTTGCGTACGGAAGTTCTATTACTTTATATACTTTTGTTTATGATCCAACTTTATCTTCTCTTTAGGAATAAAGCGAAGGTTAAACGATATGTTGGAAATGTGCATCGGCTTTACGTAATTTCTTTGATTCTATTTGTTTATGTGGCAACTAACTATTTAGTTTATGATTCGATCCTTGGACCTCGGTTTGATAACAATAAAACCGGAATTTTTCGCCTTGAATTAGATGTAATTCAAAAGTGGAAAAGTCTTCTCTTTTGGGGAAATGCAAGGCTTGGACTTTTGGGTTATTCACCTTGGCTTATCATTCTTTGTGTTTTATATTTTTTCTTCCACCCTGAACGAAAGACTTCGATAGAGAAAAAACTGTTTTTAATTTGGCTCGTTCTTGTAGTTATAGTGACTTTCCTTTCACCTAACGATTCCAATATTGATTGGGGAACTCGGTATTATACATGTTTCAGTATTTTCCCCATTTTACTACTTTCACATTTTAAATGGAAAAGGATTGTCGGAATCAAAAAATCGATTCTTTTGTTTTTTCTTTGTATTGGTTTATTGTATTCTGCTTATATTAACTTTAAAGTTTGGAAAGAAATGAAAAATATTTCGGTTCAGATAGGGGAGTTGGTAAACAATCTGGGAGAAGACCCGGCAGATGTTTATGTAGTGGAAGATCCGGCAATAGCAAATTCTTTAGGAATTTTGCATATCCGAAGTTCAATTTTTTATGGAAATCCAACTGAGGTCGTCAGTAAATTAAGTGATCAATTGAAAGGAAAACGGGTTCGTTTTTTACTCTTTCCAATGGCAAACTTAGCAAAGGAATCAGATCCTTTTTGGAAGGAAATTTCAAAAGATGCAAATTGTATTTTCCCCCCATTAAATTTAAAAAAAATATCTATGTTTTCTGCTCTGTGTAAACTGTAA